In Polynucleobacter arcticus, the following proteins share a genomic window:
- the guaB gene encoding IMP dehydrogenase, whose protein sequence is MRLIQKALTFDDVLLVPAYSSVLPRDASLASKLTRDISLNTPLVSAAMDTVTEGRLAIAMASEGGIGIVHKNLKPAEQAREVAKVKRYESGVLRDPITISPDATLRQVIQLSREYGFSGFPVLTGKEVVGIITNRDLRFEEDLDAPVKTKMTPRERLITVKEGCSLEEAKRLMSHHRLERVLVVNDNFELRGLITVKDILKATEHPNACKDSEGKLRVGAAVGVGPDNDERIELLVRAGVDVIVVDTAHGHSQGVLDRVKWVKKNYPQIQVIGGNIATGEAAKALADHGADGVKVGIGPGSICTTRIVAGVGVPQISAIVNVAAALKGTGIPLIADGGVRYSGDVAKALAAGASSVMMGGMFAGTEEAPGEVFLYQGRSYKSYRGMGSLGAMADGSADRYFQSDISAANAEKLVPEGIEGQVPYKGSVLAILHQLTGGIRSSMGYLGCKTIDELHEKANFVEITSAGVRESHVHDVKITKEAPNYHID, encoded by the coding sequence ATGCGACTCATTCAAAAAGCACTCACTTTTGACGATGTGCTCCTCGTACCGGCTTATTCTTCGGTACTCCCTCGAGATGCCAGTCTGGCAAGTAAGTTAACTCGAGATATTTCACTCAATACGCCATTAGTTTCGGCTGCAATGGATACCGTGACCGAAGGTCGATTGGCAATTGCCATGGCCAGCGAGGGTGGTATTGGTATTGTTCATAAAAACCTTAAGCCCGCAGAGCAGGCTAGGGAAGTGGCCAAAGTAAAGCGCTATGAATCTGGTGTTCTACGTGATCCCATCACGATCAGCCCGGATGCCACGTTACGTCAAGTCATTCAACTATCTCGTGAATACGGTTTCTCTGGTTTTCCGGTTCTTACTGGCAAAGAGGTAGTCGGGATCATCACTAACCGCGACTTGCGCTTCGAAGAAGACTTGGATGCGCCAGTGAAAACGAAGATGACTCCGCGTGAACGGTTGATTACAGTTAAAGAAGGTTGCTCGCTAGAAGAGGCGAAGCGCTTGATGAGCCATCATCGCCTAGAGCGTGTGCTAGTGGTTAATGACAATTTTGAGTTACGCGGCTTAATTACAGTTAAAGATATTTTGAAAGCCACGGAGCATCCAAACGCTTGTAAAGATAGCGAAGGCAAGTTACGAGTTGGCGCCGCCGTTGGTGTTGGTCCTGATAATGATGAGCGTATCGAACTCTTGGTTCGTGCGGGCGTTGATGTCATTGTGGTTGATACTGCCCATGGCCATAGCCAAGGCGTATTAGATCGCGTGAAGTGGGTCAAGAAAAACTATCCCCAGATTCAAGTGATTGGTGGAAATATTGCGACTGGTGAGGCTGCCAAGGCCTTAGCTGATCATGGAGCTGATGGCGTTAAGGTGGGTATCGGCCCCGGCTCTATCTGTACTACCCGCATTGTTGCTGGTGTTGGCGTTCCACAAATCAGTGCCATTGTGAATGTTGCTGCTGCACTCAAGGGTACTGGCATTCCTTTAATTGCTGATGGCGGTGTGCGTTACTCCGGTGACGTTGCGAAAGCCTTAGCTGCTGGCGCAAGCTCCGTGATGATGGGCGGCATGTTTGCTGGTACTGAAGAAGCTCCTGGAGAAGTGTTCCTGTATCAAGGTCGCTCATATAAGAGTTATCGCGGTATGGGTTCTTTGGGTGCGATGGCTGATGGTTCTGCCGATCGTTATTTCCAAAGTGATATTAGCGCGGCAAACGCTGAGAAGCTGGTGCCAGAAGGCATTGAAGGTCAAGTTCCATACAAAGGTAGCGTATTGGCGATCTTGCATCAACTGACCGGCGGTATTCGTTCTTCAATGGGTTATCTCGGTTGCAAAACAATTGATGAGCTTCATGAGAAAGCGAATTTTGTGGAAATCACTTCGGCGGGTGTGCGCGAGTCGCATGTGCATGATGTGAAGATCACCAAGGAAGCGCCGAATTACCATATTGATTAA